The following are encoded together in the Thermomonas brevis genome:
- a CDS encoding HAD family hydrolase, which yields MNPSIRAITFDLDDTLWPFAPIGERIETTLHAWFAEHSPRTAERFPIAEMRALRERVFAEFPQHAHDLGLLRRLTIERALKESGDDPALASAAYAIFFRERNRVDFYPDALDGLRRIAAHLPVAALTNGNADLAAIGIAGLFRFQLGAREYGAAKPDAGLFHEACRRLGFAPSEILHVGDHPHMDVAGAANAGLRSCWIDRGDHAWPAAVAPADLHVTTLTALADRLDAGLLFEKAA from the coding sequence GTGAATCCGTCCATCCGCGCCATCACCTTCGATCTCGACGACACCCTGTGGCCGTTCGCGCCCATCGGCGAGCGCATCGAGACCACCCTGCACGCCTGGTTCGCCGAGCACAGCCCCCGCACCGCCGAACGCTTCCCGATCGCCGAGATGCGCGCGCTGCGCGAACGCGTGTTCGCCGAGTTCCCGCAGCACGCGCACGACCTCGGCCTGCTGCGGCGGCTGACCATCGAGCGCGCGCTGAAGGAAAGCGGCGACGATCCGGCGCTGGCCAGCGCGGCGTACGCGATCTTCTTCCGCGAGCGCAACCGCGTGGACTTCTATCCGGACGCGCTGGACGGCCTGCGCCGCATCGCCGCGCACCTGCCGGTGGCCGCGCTGACCAACGGCAACGCCGACCTCGCCGCGATCGGCATCGCCGGCCTGTTCCGGTTCCAGCTCGGCGCACGCGAATACGGCGCGGCCAAACCCGACGCCGGCCTGTTCCACGAAGCCTGCCGCCGGCTGGGCTTCGCGCCCAGCGAAATCCTGCACGTCGGCGACCATCCGCACATGGACGTCGCCGGCGCCGCCAACGCCGGCCTGCGCAGCTGCTGGATCGACCGCGGCGACCACGCCTGGCCGGCCGCAGTCGCGCCGGCCGACCTGCACGTCACCACCCTGACCGCGCTGGCCGACCGGCTGGACGCGGGCCTCCTCTTCGAGAAAGCCGCATGA
- a CDS encoding AI-2E family transporter: protein MNAPIDASAPVPATPSATGEPAPPAPRPRAPMSLVVLATLAVAYTLWASQDLILPVLLAMFFALIGNPIIRLLQRIRIPRFLAALAVLCSGIALTMLLGQQLVQPAGEWIREAPRELRTLAPKLQKLTKPVQDANKAAENIARAAGGESTAKPVQIVRTEANDPYKSLTATPRVVAGVLAVVLLTFFFMVYGQDLQRHAIALLPDRQKKKLTVEILQAIETEVSRYVLTISAINAVVGLVFAGCLFFLLDVPLDEALLWGTMAMLLNFAPYVGPLIGIAAMLLMGFASYDETLRALVPAAIYLGLHTLEGQIVTPIVLGRRMALSPLVLILALMVFGWLWGIVGLLLAVPMLVCVKIVLARLEGMEGWARLLE from the coding sequence ATGAACGCGCCCATCGACGCTTCCGCGCCGGTTCCCGCGACACCTTCCGCCACCGGCGAACCCGCGCCGCCCGCACCGCGCCCGCGCGCGCCGATGTCGCTGGTGGTGCTGGCGACGCTGGCGGTCGCCTACACGCTGTGGGCCAGCCAGGACCTGATCCTGCCGGTGCTGCTGGCGATGTTCTTCGCGCTGATCGGCAACCCGATCATCCGCCTGCTGCAACGCATCCGCATCCCGCGCTTCCTGGCCGCACTGGCGGTGCTGTGCAGCGGCATCGCGCTGACGATGCTGCTGGGCCAGCAGCTGGTGCAGCCGGCCGGCGAATGGATCCGCGAAGCCCCGCGCGAGCTGCGCACGCTGGCGCCGAAACTACAGAAGCTGACCAAGCCGGTGCAGGACGCCAACAAGGCGGCGGAGAACATCGCCCGCGCCGCCGGCGGCGAGAGCACCGCGAAGCCGGTGCAGATCGTGCGCACCGAAGCGAACGATCCGTACAAGTCGCTGACCGCCACCCCGCGCGTGGTCGCCGGCGTGCTGGCGGTGGTGCTGCTGACGTTCTTCTTCATGGTCTACGGGCAGGACCTGCAGCGCCACGCCATCGCGCTGCTGCCGGACCGGCAGAAGAAGAAGCTGACGGTGGAGATTCTGCAGGCCATCGAAACCGAGGTCAGCCGCTACGTGCTCACCATCAGCGCGATCAACGCGGTGGTGGGCCTGGTGTTCGCCGGCTGCCTGTTCTTCCTGCTCGACGTGCCGCTGGACGAGGCGCTGCTGTGGGGCACGATGGCGATGCTGCTCAACTTCGCGCCCTACGTCGGCCCGCTGATCGGCATCGCCGCGATGCTGCTGATGGGCTTCGCCAGCTACGACGAAACCCTGCGCGCGCTGGTGCCGGCCGCGATCTACCTCGGCCTGCACACGCTGGAAGGGCAGATCGTTACGCCCATCGTGCTTGGCCGGCGGATGGCGCTGTCGCCGCTGGTGCTGATCCTGGCGCTGATGGTGTTCGGCTGGCTGTGGGGCATCGTCGGGCTGCTGCTGGCGGTGCCGATGCTGGTCTGCGTGAAGATCGTGCTGGCCCGGCTGGAAGGCATGGAGGGCTGGGCCAGGCTGCTGGAGTAG
- a CDS encoding phage holin family protein translates to MTDGERTGDAQADRAHDGAAAPGVGEALRLLGEDGRAGLRAARDTLQALRILVTADFALARGALARALVCAGVAVAFGGSAWLLLMATLIAALQATGLSWLLSLLLAALLSIATTAIAALAAVRYFGHTGMHASRRQLARLGLSALDDLMRGFDEDDERKSATPAPPQPDDGADATTRPPQEPQP, encoded by the coding sequence ATGACCGACGGGGAGCGGACGGGCGACGCGCAGGCGGATCGCGCGCACGACGGCGCAGCCGCGCCTGGCGTCGGCGAGGCGCTGCGCCTGCTGGGCGAGGACGGCCGCGCCGGCCTGCGCGCGGCGCGCGACACCTTGCAGGCGCTGCGCATCCTGGTCACCGCCGACTTCGCGCTGGCGCGCGGCGCCTTGGCCCGTGCGCTGGTCTGCGCCGGCGTGGCGGTGGCGTTCGGCGGTTCGGCCTGGCTGCTGCTGATGGCGACGCTGATCGCCGCGCTGCAGGCCACCGGACTGTCCTGGCTGTTGTCGCTGCTGCTGGCCGCGCTGCTGAGCATCGCGACGACCGCCATCGCCGCGCTCGCCGCCGTGCGCTATTTCGGACACACCGGCATGCACGCCAGCCGCCGGCAGCTCGCGCGGCTCGGGCTCAGCGCGCTGGACGACCTGATGCGCGGCTTCGACGAAGACGACGAACGCAAATCCGCGACGCCTGCGCCTCCGCAACCTGATGACGGTGCGGATGCGACGACGCGCCCGCCGCAGGAGCCGCAGCCGTGA
- a CDS encoding Do family serine endopeptidase: MKTATKTLLALTAAAAFGGFAATGLNLMLEQPAQAAPTPAAAVPAAAALPTAVNGVPMPSLAPMLKRVLPAVVSVNTKQRVRVNTPFGDDPVFRRIFGIPAERIAQSLGSGVIVDAQRGLVLTNNHVVEDADEVQVTLADGRTLKAEFVGNDADTDIALMRIPAQHLTAIPVANSDQLQIGDFVVAIGNPFGVGQTVTSGIVSAVGRNNLPGAGYQNFIQTDASINPGNSGGALVNLNGELVGINTASFNPRGSMAGNIGLGFAIPANLATRIKDQLLNGGVVRRGTLGIDTQDVDARIAKGLGLAETRGAVVTRVYPGSAAGAAGLKVGDVVTAANGQAIDNAEALRNFQGLQAPDAKVALDLLRDGKPLQITSGLREAPKALDGAQLDARLTGASFAELPESLRRQGLAGVLVEKVERGSRAQQNYLQPGDVILTASTGDFSDLTGFRASLSRSSDQLVLQVLRNGRAYNVPMR, encoded by the coding sequence ATGAAGACCGCCACCAAGACCCTGCTCGCCCTCACCGCCGCCGCCGCGTTCGGCGGTTTCGCCGCCACCGGCCTGAACCTGATGCTGGAACAGCCGGCGCAGGCCGCGCCGACGCCCGCCGCCGCCGTGCCGGCCGCCGCGGCCCTGCCCACCGCGGTCAACGGGGTGCCGATGCCCTCGCTGGCGCCGATGCTGAAACGCGTGCTGCCGGCGGTGGTCAGCGTCAACACCAAGCAGCGGGTGCGGGTGAACACGCCGTTCGGCGACGACCCGGTGTTCCGCCGCATCTTCGGCATCCCGGCCGAACGCATCGCGCAGTCGCTGGGCTCCGGCGTCATCGTCGATGCGCAGCGCGGACTGGTGCTGACCAACAACCACGTGGTCGAGGACGCCGACGAGGTGCAGGTGACGCTGGCCGACGGACGCACGCTGAAGGCCGAGTTCGTCGGCAACGACGCCGACACCGACATCGCGCTGATGCGCATCCCGGCGCAGCACCTGACCGCCATTCCGGTGGCGAACAGCGACCAGCTGCAGATCGGCGACTTCGTCGTCGCCATCGGCAATCCGTTCGGCGTCGGCCAGACCGTGACCAGCGGCATCGTGTCGGCGGTCGGCCGCAACAACCTGCCGGGCGCCGGCTACCAGAACTTCATCCAGACCGACGCCAGCATCAATCCCGGCAACTCCGGCGGCGCGCTGGTCAACCTCAACGGCGAGCTGGTCGGCATCAACACCGCCAGCTTCAACCCGCGCGGGTCGATGGCCGGCAACATCGGCTTGGGCTTCGCGATTCCGGCCAACCTCGCCACCCGCATCAAGGACCAGCTGCTGAACGGCGGCGTGGTCCGGCGCGGCACGCTGGGCATCGACACCCAGGACGTGGACGCGCGCATCGCCAAGGGCCTGGGCCTGGCCGAAACGCGCGGCGCGGTGGTCACCCGCGTCTATCCGGGCTCCGCCGCCGGCGCGGCCGGACTGAAGGTGGGCGACGTGGTGACGGCCGCCAACGGCCAGGCGATCGACAACGCCGAGGCGCTGCGCAACTTCCAGGGCCTGCAGGCGCCGGACGCCAAGGTGGCGCTGGACCTGCTGCGCGACGGCAAGCCGCTGCAGATCACCAGCGGCCTGCGCGAAGCGCCGAAGGCATTGGATGGCGCCCAGCTCGACGCGCGCCTGACCGGCGCCAGCTTCGCCGAACTGCCGGAATCGCTGCGCCGCCAGGGCCTGGCCGGCGTGCTGGTGGAAAAGGTGGAACGCGGCAGCCGCGCGCAGCAGAACTACCTGCAGCCCGGCGACGTGATTCTCACCGCCAGCACCGGCGACTTCAGCGACCTCACCGGCTTCCGCGCCAGCCTGTCGCGCAGCAGCGACCAGCTGGTGCTGCAGGTGCTGCGCAACGGCCGCGCCTACAACGTGCCGATGCGCTGA
- a CDS encoding adenosylcobalamin-dependent ribonucleoside-diphosphate reductase produces MSTARLEAVTTDANQDIPMQPASVDIWDKKYRLKTKAGQALDADIDGTYKRVAKALAEAEPTAELQQYWQERFTWALRRGAIPAGRITSNAGAQEHKPATSTINCTVSGTIEDSMDGILDKVHEAGLTLKAGCGIGYEFSTLRPRGAFVAGAGAYTSGPMSFMDIYDKMCFTVSSAGGRRGAQMGTFDVSHPDVKDFIRAKREDGRLRQFNLSLLITDGFMQAVENDADWPLVFPVNIKEKGEIDLDDAEQVVWREWPTHRNYIAREDGLVACKIYGHIRARHLWDMIMVSTYDYAEPGFILIDKVNEMNNNWWCETIRATNPCGEQPLPPYGACLLGSVNLTKFVRNAFTDQAEFDWEEYKEVVRVFTRMLDNVVEVNGLPLQQQRDEIMRKRRHGMGFLGLGSTMTMLRMKYGSKESCEFTERIARDMAVAGWETGLQLAKEKGAAPIMDEVFTVTAEMLRKRPEMVRDGWKLGQEIQGKTLHAKYSRYMQKVAEVAPELVEELADIGARFTHHSSIAPTGTISLSLANNASNGIEPSFAHHYSRNVIREGKKTKEKVDVFSFELLAYRELVNAKAMPFAEDAAAKLPDYFIAADDISPKEHVDVQAAAQKWVDSSISKTANVPTDYPYEDFKDIYRYAYQSGLKGCTTFRFNPAAFQGVLVKEADLENTTYRFELEDGQVVEVKGNEQIEYDGELHTAANLFDALKEGYYGKF; encoded by the coding sequence ATGAGCACGGCGAGGCTGGAAGCGGTGACCACGGACGCAAATCAGGACATCCCGATGCAGCCGGCGTCGGTGGACATCTGGGACAAGAAGTACCGCCTCAAGACCAAGGCCGGGCAGGCGCTGGATGCCGACATCGACGGCACCTACAAGCGCGTCGCCAAGGCGCTGGCCGAGGCCGAGCCCACCGCCGAGCTACAGCAGTACTGGCAGGAGCGCTTCACCTGGGCGCTGCGCCGCGGCGCGATCCCGGCCGGCCGCATCACCTCCAACGCCGGCGCGCAGGAGCACAAGCCCGCCACTTCGACGATCAACTGCACCGTCTCCGGCACCATTGAAGACTCGATGGACGGCATCCTCGACAAGGTGCACGAGGCCGGCCTGACCCTGAAGGCCGGCTGCGGCATCGGCTACGAATTCAGCACGCTGCGCCCGCGCGGCGCGTTCGTCGCCGGCGCGGGCGCGTACACCTCCGGCCCGATGTCCTTCATGGATATCTACGACAAGATGTGCTTCACCGTGTCCAGCGCCGGCGGCCGTCGCGGTGCGCAGATGGGCACGTTCGACGTCAGCCATCCGGACGTGAAGGACTTCATCCGCGCCAAGCGCGAGGACGGCCGCCTGCGCCAGTTCAACCTGTCGCTGCTCATCACCGACGGCTTCATGCAGGCGGTGGAGAACGACGCCGACTGGCCGCTGGTGTTCCCGGTGAACATCAAGGAAAAGGGCGAGATCGACCTGGACGACGCCGAGCAGGTGGTCTGGCGCGAGTGGCCGACCCACCGCAACTACATCGCCCGCGAAGACGGCCTGGTGGCCTGCAAGATCTACGGCCACATCCGCGCCCGCCACCTGTGGGACATGATCATGGTCTCGACGTACGACTACGCCGAGCCCGGGTTCATCCTGATCGACAAGGTCAACGAGATGAACAACAACTGGTGGTGCGAGACCATCCGCGCCACCAACCCCTGCGGCGAGCAGCCGCTGCCGCCCTACGGCGCCTGCCTGCTGGGGTCGGTCAACCTGACCAAGTTCGTGCGCAACGCCTTCACCGACCAGGCCGAGTTCGATTGGGAGGAATACAAGGAAGTCGTGCGCGTGTTCACCCGCATGCTGGACAACGTGGTCGAGGTCAACGGCCTTCCCCTGCAGCAGCAGCGCGACGAGATCATGCGCAAGCGCCGCCACGGCATGGGCTTCCTGGGCCTCGGCAGCACCATGACCATGCTGCGGATGAAGTACGGCAGCAAGGAGTCCTGCGAGTTCACCGAGCGCATCGCCCGCGACATGGCCGTGGCCGGCTGGGAAACCGGCCTTCAGCTTGCGAAGGAAAAGGGCGCCGCGCCGATCATGGACGAGGTGTTCACCGTCACTGCCGAAATGCTGCGCAAGCGCCCGGAAATGGTGCGCGACGGCTGGAAGCTGGGCCAGGAAATCCAGGGCAAGACCCTGCACGCCAAGTACAGCCGCTACATGCAGAAGGTGGCCGAAGTCGCGCCGGAGCTGGTCGAGGAACTGGCCGACATCGGCGCGCGCTTCACTCACCACAGCTCCATCGCCCCGACCGGCACGATCTCCCTGTCGCTGGCCAACAACGCCAGCAACGGCATCGAGCCGTCGTTCGCCCACCACTACAGCCGCAATGTCATCCGCGAAGGCAAGAAAACCAAGGAGAAGGTGGACGTGTTCTCCTTCGAGCTGCTGGCCTACCGCGAACTGGTGAACGCCAAGGCGATGCCGTTCGCCGAGGACGCGGCGGCCAAGCTGCCCGACTACTTCATCGCCGCCGACGACATCAGCCCGAAGGAACACGTGGACGTGCAGGCGGCGGCGCAGAAGTGGGTGGATTCGTCCATCTCCAAGACCGCCAACGTCCCCACGGACTACCCGTATGAGGACTTCAAGGACATCTACCGCTACGCCTACCAGAGCGGCTTGAAGGGCTGCACCACCTTCCGCTTCAACCCGGCCGCCTTCCAGGGCGTGCTGGTGAAGGAAGCCGACCTCGAAAACACCACCTACCGCTTCGAACTGGAGGACGGCCAGGTGGTGGAAGTGAAGGGCAACGAGCAGATCGAGTACGACGGCGAACTGCACACCGCGGCCAACCTCTTCGACGCCCTCAAGGAGGGGTACTACGGCAAGTTCTGA
- a CDS encoding NrdJb: MTVRIEKKIKGYAVVTPDDKAKESAKAAEAAPVAASDDNVIQMHERIERPEVLIGSTYKIKSPLVEHAMYVTINDIVLNAGTEHEHRRPFEIFINSKSMEHFQWIVALTRILSAVFRKGGDVTFLVDEMKAVFDPKGGYFKAGGVYMPSLVAELGSIVEDHLKSIGMLHDPEMSDAQRALIAEKRRAFEERSKKNADAGPVGLSSAEEHPEDIAVTGDGASFPPSATMCHKCSTKALVLMDGCATCLNCGYSKCG, encoded by the coding sequence ATGACCGTCAGGATCGAAAAGAAAATCAAGGGCTACGCCGTCGTCACCCCGGACGACAAGGCCAAGGAAAGCGCCAAGGCCGCGGAGGCCGCGCCGGTCGCTGCCTCCGACGACAACGTGATCCAGATGCACGAGCGCATCGAGCGCCCGGAAGTCCTGATCGGCAGCACCTACAAGATCAAGTCGCCGCTGGTGGAACACGCCATGTACGTGACCATCAACGACATCGTGCTCAACGCCGGCACCGAGCACGAACACCGCCGCCCGTTCGAGATCTTCATCAACTCCAAGTCGATGGAGCATTTCCAGTGGATCGTGGCGCTGACCCGCATTCTCTCGGCGGTGTTCCGCAAGGGCGGCGACGTCACCTTCCTGGTGGACGAGATGAAGGCGGTGTTCGACCCCAAGGGCGGCTACTTCAAGGCGGGCGGCGTGTACATGCCCTCGCTGGTCGCCGAACTCGGCAGCATCGTCGAGGACCACCTGAAGTCCATCGGCATGCTGCACGACCCCGAGATGAGCGACGCCCAGCGCGCGCTGATCGCCGAGAAGCGCCGCGCGTTCGAAGAACGCTCAAAAAAAAACGCTGACGCCGGCCCGGTAGGGCTGAGCAGTGCCGAGGAGCATCCGGAAGACATCGCCGTGACCGGCGACGGGGCCAGCTTCCCGCCCAGCGCGACCATGTGCCACAAGTGTTCGACCAAGGCGCTTGTTTTGATGGACGGGTGTGCGACTTGTTTGAATTGCGGTTATTCGAAGTGTGGATGA
- a CDS encoding TnsA endonuclease N-terminal domain-containing protein: MRRLVHRGAPRPASKLASLKLKRTVQCESRLEVEVAMLLDASPGVTHFAEQPATLYFLDNPGPRLHVPDFLVQADASREFIEVKFETDIDDEIRSRTARLTTLLKSYGWRYRLVTESDVRTGYALESAEKLLRRGRQRPPEHWSLATFERIRMSEAITLGAFGWDDPGSPEIAWLCHEILAGTIQVDRTRKLGPESQLYVERNDLKGGLPWLV, encoded by the coding sequence ATGCGCCGCCTCGTGCATCGCGGAGCGCCTCGGCCCGCTTCGAAACTGGCCTCGCTCAAGCTCAAGCGAACGGTTCAGTGTGAGTCGCGACTGGAGGTCGAGGTTGCGATGCTGTTGGACGCCTCCCCGGGCGTCACTCACTTTGCGGAGCAGCCCGCGACTCTCTATTTCCTCGACAACCCCGGGCCGCGGCTCCATGTCCCTGATTTCCTGGTGCAGGCTGACGCCAGTCGCGAATTCATTGAGGTCAAGTTCGAGACCGACATCGACGATGAGATTCGGTCGAGGACGGCACGCCTTACTACGCTGCTGAAATCGTACGGCTGGCGCTATCGGCTGGTGACGGAGTCTGACGTTCGCACGGGCTATGCGTTGGAAAGCGCCGAGAAGCTGCTGCGCCGCGGCAGGCAGCGCCCGCCCGAGCATTGGTCGCTTGCGACCTTTGAGCGGATTCGCATGTCGGAGGCGATCACCCTCGGTGCGTTCGGCTGGGACGATCCTGGCAGCCCCGAAATCGCGTGGCTCTGCCACGAGATCCTCGCTGGCACGATCCAGGTCGACCGAACCCGCAAGCTTGGCCCCGAAAGCCAACTCTACGTGGAGCGCAATGACCTCAAAGGAGGCTTGCCATGGCTGGTGTAA
- a CDS encoding Mu transposase C-terminal domain-containing protein, translating to MAGVIQVGQHFSLEGHASRIMRAIGTSEWFVENLSNGRIWETTTDELLAKWQAGELQFPGGAGNAIPSAAEQTAFKAAAVDAFMQSYPAPIIERAKAKLAFVKRLKDLPMTACTITPLIQEIWSNKALWKGQCLFAKVPHFTTVAKWVCAYRNAGDDIRALADRHHNKGNGNARYSNEVSDLADDIINTLYLTLERRSIADCLETLRGRVAKLNQARLPSEQLARPRYKYLKRKIKALPAYDVCVARYGKRIADIRFRAAGNGVFAETPLARAAIDHCRLDLIVVDDETGLPLGRPWLTLVLDEYSRYALGYYIGFEDPSSVSIARALRNAIMPKADLLKRHPKIISSWDAWGTVHTLVADNGVEFHGTAVEMAMDAFGMVVQFCPRRKPWYKGKIERFFGTLNTGLLAGIPGRTFLNVLEKADYEPLKHAVVGLATLREVVLTWVVDVYHQAPHRALGRPPGEAWAEAISRTDRWLPSSSAVFDSAFSRRDVRVLSHKGIEFDGLLYNSDDMRLLREQHGMTLKVEIRVMDEDLGYLFVVAPDGRTVIKVPALDQAYAQGMTRWQHKVCRRYQRRMLDDEQRDISLTGAKERIRQLIRDDAKRGKRTTRKKQSRFTEEADGTVQLAAFASPPATSAPDPAAVAQQTGVDIHAESAPYSHTPPEQDTVPMLASRRVSTPLEVCA from the coding sequence ATGGCTGGTGTAATCCAAGTGGGGCAGCATTTCTCGTTGGAGGGACATGCGTCACGGATCATGCGTGCGATTGGTACCTCGGAGTGGTTTGTGGAGAACCTCTCGAACGGGCGAATCTGGGAGACGACCACCGACGAGTTGCTCGCCAAATGGCAAGCCGGGGAATTGCAGTTTCCCGGCGGTGCTGGGAACGCGATTCCCAGCGCCGCCGAGCAGACCGCCTTCAAGGCGGCGGCCGTCGATGCCTTCATGCAGTCGTACCCGGCACCCATCATCGAGCGGGCGAAGGCCAAGTTGGCATTCGTCAAGCGATTGAAAGATTTGCCGATGACGGCCTGCACGATCACACCGCTCATCCAGGAAATCTGGTCAAACAAAGCCTTGTGGAAAGGCCAGTGCCTGTTTGCCAAGGTGCCCCATTTCACCACTGTGGCCAAATGGGTGTGCGCCTATCGCAATGCAGGCGACGACATTCGTGCTTTGGCTGATCGACACCACAACAAGGGCAATGGCAATGCCCGCTACAGCAATGAAGTGTCGGATCTGGCCGACGACATCATCAACACGCTGTACCTAACGCTCGAGCGGCGCAGTATCGCCGATTGCCTAGAAACCCTGCGAGGCCGGGTCGCTAAGCTCAACCAGGCGCGGTTGCCGTCAGAGCAGTTGGCCCGGCCTCGGTACAAGTACCTGAAGCGGAAGATCAAAGCGCTGCCGGCCTACGACGTGTGCGTGGCCCGCTATGGCAAGCGTATCGCCGATATCCGGTTTCGGGCGGCGGGAAACGGAGTGTTTGCCGAAACGCCGTTGGCACGCGCCGCGATCGACCATTGCCGGCTGGATCTGATCGTAGTCGATGACGAAACGGGTTTGCCGTTAGGACGCCCTTGGCTGACTCTGGTGCTAGACGAGTACAGCCGGTATGCCTTGGGCTACTACATTGGTTTCGAAGATCCCAGTTCAGTCAGCATTGCGCGCGCCTTACGCAACGCGATCATGCCTAAGGCCGATCTCCTCAAGCGCCATCCAAAGATCATTAGTAGCTGGGATGCATGGGGAACCGTGCATACGCTCGTCGCGGACAATGGTGTGGAATTCCATGGCACGGCCGTCGAAATGGCGATGGATGCCTTTGGCATGGTCGTACAGTTCTGCCCTCGCCGAAAGCCTTGGTACAAAGGCAAAATCGAGCGCTTTTTCGGTACGCTCAATACCGGGCTGTTGGCAGGCATCCCAGGTCGGACGTTCTTGAACGTGCTGGAGAAGGCCGACTACGAGCCGCTTAAGCATGCCGTGGTGGGTCTGGCCACGTTGCGTGAGGTCGTGCTGACGTGGGTCGTGGACGTGTATCACCAAGCGCCACATCGGGCCTTGGGGAGGCCCCCGGGCGAGGCTTGGGCCGAGGCCATCTCGCGGACTGATCGCTGGTTGCCCAGTTCGTCCGCTGTCTTCGATTCCGCGTTCAGCCGTCGCGACGTTCGTGTGTTGAGCCATAAGGGAATCGAGTTCGACGGGCTGCTCTACAACTCGGACGACATGCGCTTGCTCCGGGAGCAGCACGGCATGACTCTCAAGGTCGAAATACGCGTAATGGACGAGGATCTCGGCTATCTGTTCGTAGTGGCCCCCGATGGGCGCACGGTGATCAAGGTGCCCGCGTTGGATCAGGCCTATGCCCAAGGGATGACGCGCTGGCAGCACAAGGTGTGCCGTCGGTACCAGCGACGCATGCTGGACGATGAGCAGCGCGACATCTCGCTCACGGGTGCCAAGGAGCGCATCCGGCAGTTGATTCGCGACGATGCCAAACGCGGCAAGCGCACCACGCGCAAAAAGCAGTCCCGCTTCACGGAAGAGGCCGACGGGACGGTGCAGCTCGCCGCCTTTGCCTCGCCGCCGGCGACGAGTGCGCCGGATCCGGCTGCCGTCGCTCAGCAGACCGGCGTCGACATCCATGCCGAGTCTGCTCCTTATTCCCACACCCCGCCCGAGCAGGACACCGTCCCGATGCTCGCCAGTCGCCGGGTGTCTACCCCACTCGAGGTGTGCGCATGA
- a CDS encoding TniB family NTP-binding protein, producing the protein MNVEVNELMKYLNLVKSIRIDHLAYTSILDALEGALLSVGKTATPECVHIAGGYRTGKSCVIDDFMSRYPPERLAEGVRRSIVQATIPYNGTVKALVEALLRAFGDPHWARGSESNQTARLLDFLEKTRCKMIILDEFQHLCDKGQQKRLDHTTDWLKTLIEKKPWALVVAGLPESCAIINRNGQLQGRFDHSLVMPLFDWTVASDRTQFRSIVRSFVAEMHPFELPDLGGEELAFRTYLATSGRVGLFAKLMDRAVRHAIQGRTTKIQLTDLADAYTRAIWFASTFPLKGGPFLCDLPQERNDLLVRALGMASDASAYREGNGQIHLHGVEPKASVGAKTPRQTSTRSKVAKDKEDLRRTF; encoded by the coding sequence ATGAACGTCGAAGTCAATGAACTGATGAAATACCTCAACCTGGTCAAGTCCATTCGGATCGACCATCTCGCGTACACGTCCATCCTGGATGCGCTGGAGGGGGCGCTTCTTTCGGTGGGGAAGACAGCGACACCGGAATGCGTGCATATCGCCGGCGGCTATCGCACCGGCAAATCCTGCGTGATCGATGATTTCATGTCCCGGTATCCGCCGGAACGGCTGGCCGAAGGGGTTCGGCGGTCGATTGTGCAAGCCACGATCCCCTACAACGGCACTGTCAAGGCGTTGGTCGAGGCGCTCTTGCGGGCGTTCGGCGACCCGCATTGGGCACGGGGCAGTGAGTCCAATCAGACCGCGAGGTTGCTGGATTTCCTCGAAAAAACCCGTTGCAAAATGATCATCCTGGATGAGTTCCAGCACCTGTGCGACAAGGGTCAGCAGAAACGGCTGGATCACACCACCGACTGGCTGAAAACCCTTATCGAGAAAAAGCCTTGGGCCTTGGTCGTGGCGGGCCTTCCCGAATCTTGTGCGATCATCAACCGCAATGGCCAGTTGCAAGGTCGCTTTGATCACAGTCTGGTCATGCCCTTGTTCGATTGGACAGTGGCCAGCGACCGGACCCAGTTCCGTTCGATCGTGCGCTCATTCGTGGCCGAGATGCACCCCTTTGAGTTGCCGGACTTGGGAGGCGAGGAACTCGCCTTCCGCACCTATCTTGCGACCAGCGGGCGCGTCGGCCTGTTCGCCAAACTGATGGATCGCGCGGTGCGTCACGCCATCCAGGGCAGGACTACTAAGATCCAGCTGACGGACCTGGCCGATGCCTATACCCGGGCGATCTGGTTCGCGTCGACCTTCCCACTCAAGGGCGGCCCCTTTCTATGTGACTTGCCGCAGGAGCGCAACGACTTGCTCGTTCGGGCGCTCGGCATGGCCAGCGACGCCAGTGCCTATCGGGAAGGCAATGGGCAGATCCACCTGCATGGGGTTGAGCCGAAAGCCTCTGTAGGCGCCAAGACGCCCCGTCAAACGAGTACGCGCAGCAAGGTGGCCAAGGACAAGGAAGACCTTCGGAGGACGTTCTGA